In Fragaria vesca subsp. vesca linkage group LG1, FraVesHawaii_1.0, whole genome shotgun sequence, the sequence GTTTAAGTTGAGACAATATCGGTACAAAGATGATCTACGGGCCATGTTTGTCGCTGTTTGACAATATAAGCTTCAAAATGTAACACAAGAACCATAGTTTGCAAAAAAAAAAAAAAAGAAAAAAAAAGGACATTATGTACATCATTATTATCCCCACTAAGCATATATATGCTGCTATTGCAATTAGCATTGAATGAATTTGGCTGCAGCGATAATCAAATTTGCCCGAAAATACAAGTCATAGATAATGATATAGTAGCTACATTACATTTGTTTCATTGTCTCAAAACCTGTAAGTAAATTGTGCGGATAAATCGTCTCCTTGAATCCTTGATACCTCTCAATCATATACAATCTCACCTACTTCGTAAGGAAGTACATACTACATACTACTCATCATGAAACTTATTGTAGGACTGAGTTGGTGGTTGGAAGAAATTCTTACCATCTCTCTGATTTCGAAGACTGACAGCAATCGCTCACCCATGTAATGAAACTAATTATGCTTGTTAATTAGTTGAATCAGAAGAAATACCCTAGAAAAAAAATCAGCACTTGAACTTGTTAAATCATAATTCAATAAATGCTAGTGTCTGGCATAACATCTATATTTTTTTTGGTACTGAAATCTATTCTTAGATTGAGAGTACATGGAATCAGGAGGCGTTGAATTTTTTGTTTTATTGTTTTGTCTTATGTTCACGTTTCCTTTGGGTATTTGGATTACAGTTTTCATTAGGAGAATGATAGTTTCCTAGTTTAAGCGTGTATGGATTAAATCCTAGTTCTACCCTGATTAGGATTTCCAACTTGTAGGGGGGTTTCTGAAAAACTATATAATGGCTCGAGACCTCCTAGACTCAGATGAAGAGGACTTGATTCAGGAAACACACTCTTGCCTCTTGGAATCAACAAAAGAAATTACTATCTTTGATTCATTCTAAGGTTTCTAAACCAAAGCTTAAAATGAGCCAGGAACCAGAAACTGAAATCCTCAAAGAGGAACCACAACCTGCTGGACACTCTTTGATTCATATATCTGACAAGGATTCACATGTTGCTGGAGACGATTCTACTCAAGTCATCCAAGAAAAATCACAGGTTCCTGGAGAAGATTCTACTCAGATCATCCAAGAAAAACCACAGGTTCCTGGAGACTGTGCCACTCCAATCATCCAAGAAATACCAGAGGACGTTGTTGGGGACTTTCCCTCTGAAAATGACACAAAGATGCTTGTTTATTGCTTTAGATGCAAGAAGGATACCGATCATATTCCTGCGAGGTGCCCCAGCCGTCCAAAATATCCTAATTATTGCATGGTGTGCAATAAGAAGAGTGATCATGTAACTTCTGATTGCCCCTACGCAACTGAAGATCTCCTGAAGAAGCTTGCTTATTGCATGTTATGCGATAAGAACACTGATCATGACACTTTCAGTTGCCCTGACAAAGAAACTGGATTTGTATGGTACAATGGAGCTTATCTACCCAACGTTTGTGATCTTTGTAATAAGCTAGGTCACTTGGGTGAAGAATGCCGTCTTTTTGACAATGATCTTGAGTGTGATCTTCCGAGTGATGAGGATGACTGGTAATAATATGGGTCGCACAGGAGGATTCTCAAAGCTGCTTTGCTTGTAAAGTTGTAATTTCATTTCTTGTATTAGACTTAGCCAGTTTGATGTAATATATCAGATTTCTGAATAATGAATTTTTGAATGTTGTCTTCATTTGTTAAAATATCCAAACCCTTCTTTGATCTTCTGTTACTGTATGATCTGCCAAACCTTTGAGCTAGCTTTTCGTGATCGACTAAATAAATCTTTGATGATTCCATCGTACATGATTGAGTTGCGAAAACTTCTTCCATAATAAAAGCGAAGGTATACATCTCAAGAGGCTAGGAATAGATTTTTTATTCAGATTTTTGCTCTATGGTTTTGTTGTATAGAGGTTTTCGTTTCTTCTGTGTCTCAGTTGGGGTTCTAACATCGGTTGCCAAACCTGCAGCTTCCAACAATCTGATGAAGTACCATGTCAGATCAATCTCCCACCATTCGAGGCCTTGTCGAGCTGAGTAATCAAAGGCGTGGTGATTATTGTGCCACCCTTCTCCAAGTGTAGGCAATGCCAACAACCTAATTACACAAATCAGATTACAATTTTCTCATGCAATTACACAAAATTCTAGCTATTTCACTGGGGATCTTTGCATATATACCAGTTGTTTCTAGACAAATCACCGGTGTCCCATACTCGCTTACCCCATATGTGACCAACCGAATTTACAGAAAAAGTCACATGTAAACCAACTACTGTCCTCACACCCTGCAAAGAAAACCAATCGATCCGAAAATTTTATTCATCAAAGAAAATTAAAAAAGGGTAGATCGAATAGTAGAAAGAAGCACTGCAATGCTAGAAAATTATCATCCCTTAAATTCCATGAGAGAAATAGTATTACCGTTCCCCAAACCAAATAGGGTAGTCCTCCTAAAGCATACAACAGAACTCCAAAACCAACTGGGTGAAGAACGTAAGTACGATGGATGAATCTATAATACGGCTGCCTTTTCAAATCATCAGCATTCTTTAGTCTTTTTTCATACTGCACAGTGTCATTTTGTTACTTTGCAAACCATAAAATGAGAGAAAGAGAGAGTCTGTGTGTGTTGTGTACATACTCTTTCAAACCTCAAACGGTGATTGAAGATCCAACCAATATGACTAAACCACAGTCCCTTAATGGGGCTATGAGGGTCTTTATCTGTATCTGTATATTGGTGGTGGTACCTGTGTGTGCTAACCCATTCCACCGGACTTCCCTGCAAACAAGATCAAGCTAGGTTTGTAAAAAGCATACATAAATACTCCGCAGGACTTGATTAGTAACCATCTAGTTAACGTTGAACGTGCGCACCTGAAGTGTGAGAACACCGCAATAGGCGAAAAAGTATTCAAGCTCTTTTCGAAGCTTTAAGCTCCGGTGAGCAAGATTCCTATGGTAACCTAAAGTAATACCTAGACTTGTAAGAAAATAGAGCACCACGAACAGCCAAAATGCATCCCATGTGAACTGAGATGGTGCTAAAAGAGCAAGGCAGTGGATAGATATAACAATGATCGAAGTTACTATATCAACCAAGTTCCAATCCCTCCCAAGAAATTCTACCAGCGGTGTCACTCTCCAATCTACCATTGATAGACTATTAAGAGTGAAATAAGCAGTTGGCAAACAAAACCCACCAAATTGATAGTGAAATTAAGATTACAGCTTACAGCCGTTGTTGCTACAGTAATGAGTCCTTAAAATACTAGTCCTCAGTCGATAAACTAACTAGTTGATATTTAAACTAAACTCTATATGATAGAGTTAAACATGCAGTTATCATAACTTACTCTTATCAAGCCTAAAATTAGAGATTTTGACGTGAGAAACTATTTTCTGTTTGCTTAGAGCAAGTCCACTGCCCCCTTTTATGCTTGGTCTCCAACTGCATGGATTTTGATGACACCACAATATTCCTTTTCATTTATCAAATATGACATTTAATTTTCTCAAATATCTTAACCAAACATTGTAATACTGTACACACTCATTGAGGTAACAAACTAAAAACTAAATAACACCCACTTGAGGTGCAAACAGTTTTAACAACAAAACCAACTACAACAAAACCAACTTGAGATGGTATATATATATATACCCCAAGTCTTTTCAATTTATATCGGAAAAAGTTCACAACATTGTTACTTGACATACGATTCGCAAGTGATTCAATATGTATATATACTTGATCGAACTTTACAACATTGTTAGACATGCCATTTATATGTGACTTACAGCAACTATGCGATTTTTTTGTTCATTCAAAGTAAGCTGTATTCATATGGATCCATTTATTTTTTGATAATAAAAAACAACCACAAGATCGCTAGTCTCACTGTTTCACCCTCATTTCGATCTCTTTTTTAGTTCTTAAATCTAGAAATGAGTTCATATATACTTTCTTATCGAGTACTCTCGAAGATTTCATACCGAATGAAAATTCGGGACGATATCAGACACATATTGTAAGTTTGTAACCAGTTATGTTACCTTCAAAAACACAAACTCTAGCCTCAAGCCTCTATCATCAAACTAACCTGTTTCTCATCAGACGTCTCAAATTACCCTGCTTCTTTATAGGACGACCTTAAGCTCTTCACCGCAGTTGCAGGATGCTCATTTTTAACCACACCGTTACACAAGTTGTAGTATATGAAATATCATTTGATAATATAAGGAAATAAGGAATACAAAAGGAAGGAAACGAACATTTCAATTTTGACATAATTGACACGAAATAACACCAAGAAAAGGAATTTATTGATAATTTCTTGTTGACATATTGGTTAATGAATTTGAGCTAGCTAGAAATCAGCCACCTTTAATGAATTTGAGCTACAAATCAACCACCATTAAGATAAATAATGAAGTTTAATAAGATATATAGTTTAGGAATTCAAGGGGGGGTGGGGGGGGGGTAATNNNNNNNNNNNNNNNNNNNNNNNNNNNNNNNNNNNNNNNNNNNNNNNNNNAAAGTAGACTTTCTAGAAATCAAAATTGTTTTTGAGATTGAACCAACCGAAGATAAAATTTGCGATTGAGATTGAACCAACCGAAGATAAAATTTCTAAGTCTACATTTAACATAATACACATCTATTATTTTCATTAGAAATCTCTACCATTAACAGAAGCGAAATCAAAGAAAAGTAGATTTTCTGGAAATTAAAATTGTTCTTGACATTGAAGCAACCCAAGGAAAAAGATGGAAAGTCTACATTTAACATAAGACGCAACTACTTTTTTCATAAGAACTGTCTACTAGTAACATAAGAGAAATCAAAGAAAAGTAGACTTTCTGGAAATCAAAATTGTTTTTGAGATTGAAGCAACCCAAGGTAAAAGACGCAAAGTCTACATTTAACATAAGACACAACTACTATTTTCATAAGAAATATCTACTAGTAACATAAGAGAAATCAAAAAAAAGTAGACATAAGCTGGAAATCAAAATTGTTCTTGAGATTTAATCAACCCAAGGTAAAAGATGCAAAGTCTACATTTAACATAAGACATATCTACTATTTTCCTAAAAAATGTCAACCATTAACATAAGAGAAATCAAAGAAAAATAAACTTTCTGGAAATCAAAATTATTTTTGAGATTGAATCAACCGAAGGTAAAAGTTGCAAAGTCTACATTTAACATAAGACATATCTACTATTTTCATTATAAATGTCTACCACTAACATAAGAGAAATCAAAGACAAGTATACTTTCTAGAAATCAAAATTGTTCTTGAGATTGAACCAACCCAAGGTAAAAGATGCAAAGTCTACATTTAACATAACACATATCTACTATTTTCATTAGAAAGTCTACCATTAACATAGGCGAAATCAAAGAAAAGTAGACTTTCTGGAAATCAAAATTGTTTTTGAGATTGAATCAATAATGGAAGGTGAAAGTTGCAAAGTCTACATTTAACATACGACACAACTACTATTTTCATGAGAAATATTTATCATTTAGATGAGAAAAATCACATAAATGTAGAATTTCTAGAAATAAAAATGGTTCTTAAGATTGATTCAATTATTGAAGGTGAAAGTTCCAAAGTCTACATTTAACATAAGACACAACTACTCTTTTCAAAAGAAATGTCTACCATTTAGATGAGCAAAATCAATNNNNNNNNNNNNNNNNNNNNNNNNNNNNNNNNNNNNNNNNNNNNNNNNNNGTTAATGAATTGAGATAGAAATTAAGCCACCGTGTTAATGAATTTGAGCTACAAATCAACCACCACTAAGGTAAATAATGAAGTTTAATAAGATAGTTTAGGAATTCAAGGGTTAGGGGGGGGGGGTGGGTTAATGAATTTGAGCTAGAAATCAGCTATCGTTGTTAATAAATTTGAGCTACAAATCAACCACCATTAAGATAAATAATGAAGTTTAATAAGATATATAGTTTATGAATTCAAGAGGTTGGGGTGGGGGGGGGGGGGGGGTGGTTGGTATGAATTTGAGCTAGAAATCAAGCCTCAATGTACCTCCGTCCCTGACTAAAACAACACTGCTTCTGTGAGTTCTTTGAGCTGCGATTAAATCGTTGCTTATTCTTAGCAAGCTCCTCCTCATCAATACTACTGTCCATAACATCTGGATCCCTATAGCCTGGTCACTCTGGTAGTCGAAAATGTCAAGGAACGAAGAACCTTACCCAATGTGCATGAAATGCCCTAATGTTCTAAACGACTCCACAAAAGGACAAGCTCCGTCAGTCCGTCCACCTCTTTATTCCCACCGGCCACCGGCCAAGATAGCACTTCAGTCATGCCAGACTTGTCCAACACGTACTGCGGTGTGATCCATCCTTCCCCACGTTTCATCAACAATTGCCTTTGAAGCAGCAGAAAATCTTTAATCTTGTTGCTAGCTAGACACTGCCGGATTCACATCCCTAACAATGCCGTTTTTCACATCCCTGACTGACTATTTTCGGCCAATGTCAGATCGATGCGGTGGCATATGAGTCGTTGCAAGAAGCTCGACGACACGCTTCACCCTTGGCCCTTGTCGAAATAGTTTCGGCCCTTGGTGGTTTGTGTTCTTGAGATCGTTAATTATGGAGCGCGCTGGAGGTGAAGATTAAGCAAGAATGAAAATGCCGTAGCTAGGCAGAGGTCTCATTGTGTAAAGAAGAAGGGACGGTGTCCATCTCCGTGGAGTCGACGTCGTTATATATCCATCTTCGCAGAGTCGTAGTGATTGATGGTTTTGGTTTGGAAATTGAAACCCGAGTTGTAGATGATGACATGCATGTACTGTCGAATACAGGGCTTAAGTGGCTAAGTACGGGCCGGCCAAACGACGAATAGTTACCCAACTTCCATCTTTAATTATTTTTCTTGTTTTTGGTCACAGTATCTTGTCCAGAGTTTTTTTATTTTATTTTTATATAGATATCTTTAGCCTCGGACGTTCAAGTTTCAACAGCTGGAAATAACAAAGAAGTATCTTGACTAAGAAAACGAGATGATAAAGTCCAAAGGTAAAGAACATCTTGTGATTCTTGTCATCTTTATTCTGTCGATCAACGAAACAAATAACATTTTATAAGATTTTTCTTTCTAAATTAATGAGTTTTGATTACAGCTACTCTTCAAGATATGCGAGTTTTTTATTATCTGAATTTGATGAATCAGTCACAATTTGTATCGTTAGATCTATGTTTATTTTGCTACTCATTCCATTAACTAAGAGTGAGTTTGCATAGCGCTGCTTACCGAATTGAATCACAGATAGATAATCAATTACTTTCAAGTCATTTTTAGGTACAATATGTTACGTCGCTATGTAAACCGAATTGAATCACAGATAGATAATCAATTACTTTTAAGTCAATTTTAGTTATAATATGTTACGATTTGAGCTAAGTTCAACAAACAAACCCAAATCACAGTATCCTTATTCAAGTTCGACCCAAATTAGTAGTTAGGGACTTGGGGCACATCAAATATCCCTTCGAAACCATCATAATTGCACCTTCATGAAGTCTTGTATCGATATCTTGTTGCTAAAAAAAAGAACAAAGAACATTACAGAGCAAACAGAGGCTGGCATCCAATCATTGGAGACACAGCTCAAACACAGTAAAATTGATTAATCCGCCCTCCTCAGACCAAGTGGTACAACCCAACACAACAAGAAAATTTAAAAAAAATAGATAAACTAAAATAACAAATATTTAATTATTTTTAACTAAATTATAAACAAAACCAAAATTTGAAATGAGGAAAAAATACAAAGCAAAAAACCAAGATCAGGAGAAGGAGGAAGAAGCACCACCACCTGGTGACCTGGTGTTACGCGGCGTTTTGAAACGGCGTCGCTTTAGTCTCTGGGTCTTTGCGGGTGATGGGCGATGAGAAGTCGTCGTCAATTGTAATGGCAAACAGAGACAGAGAGCCGCGAGATCGAGAGCTTCTCATTCCGGTCGCCGACTCCGGCGATGAAGACCTTTCTTCCAAGCCCTCGTCTTCTTCGTCTTCCTCTCACCACCTCACTGGCCGCGAGGTAGTTTCCAAATTTCAATTCCCCTCTCTCAATTTTGGATTAGGGCTAATCAATTGCTTTCATTTCTGTTTAATTTGCTCGGAAAATTATAAAGGAAGTTGAAATTTTCATGCTTTGATTGTGAATTTGGGTTTGGAGGTTTGTGGGTTGATGTTGTTTGATCTTAAAAGGATGAGAAATTTATAAATTGGTTTGAATTATGATGTGTTTGATTCATTTCATATGCTCCAGCTAGAGCTAAGTTTTGTACAAGCTCAGATGATTTGATTCGGGTGCGGTTGGGCTACTCGATTTTAGTTTGTGAGATTGAGGTGTTTTGCCTGCATATCATGATAAGAACTTGAATTTTTATCGTCATTGTATGGAGGGATGAATTAGGGTGGTTGTACTAGTTTGGTGCTTGTTGGATAGTTCAGGGTTTAGAGTTTTGCATGGGCGAAGATTTTCTTTCTTTTGTGGAATTGTATGTTCTGGACATTATGATTGATTGAATTTGTTTTGTGGATGAAGTGGAGATACACCTTATCTGGTTCTTTGAGTGTGTGTGTGTGTGTGTGTGTTTGCCTTAGAATTGATTGGTATGCTCATTCTGTGTTTTATCATCTCTCTTGCAGACTTTCTACAAAGTTTTCAGAAGTTGGGCGTCAAAGAAGTTCATGACTGGATGGTATGAGTTTCTTCCTTCTCGTGCTTACTTGTGCTCAAATCATTATGCAGTACTAGTTCCTGTGCATATGTGTATCTTGTGTAAATGATCAAATCTGATAGAAAGTGGAAATGTATGGGTTCTTTCTTAAAGCTAAGCAGTCATGAACTCATGATCATTCTCGAAAAATTCGAGTGATAGAACTTGTTAAAGTCATTAGGTTGAGGTTGACATATTTCTTTGAACTCTTGGATTCTATTTTAGGCCAAAATAGTTGTACACTGTATGTCCTACCCTATTGGTAGGTAATCTCAAGAAATTCACATCTTAGGCTCTTACGAGTGTTCAAGGTTCTTGTATTTTTTCTGGGATATTCATATCTGTTCCAAAATTCCAATTGTTTTGTTTCTCTTTGCACTTCATCATCTCATGTAGTAGATAGATTAGATAAAGCTTTAAAGTTAACATTTTCTTTCTTTTGGAGTGCTTAGTAGCTGCTAACTCTCATGCTCTTTTTCAGTGTGATCCTATTTCCAATAGCAATCACTTTCTACATAACTTGGTGGTTTATTCACTTTGTGGATGGCTTCTTCTCTCCAATATATGCTCAGCTAGGAATCAATATTTTCGGTAAGTACATTTTATTCTGTAACACATGGCCTTGACTGCATAGACACTTGAGTTCTGAAAAGCCTCATAAATACAAAGTTCTAGTCCGTTATCTTTTTTCAAGAAAACCTCATTGACACCAGGTTCTGTCCAAAAGTTTACTTATCATGTCTTTATCTGTACTCTTTGTTCTCATTGAACAACAGTTCGTACCCCTTAGAGAGATGCAAATCAGGCTTGTGATGGTACAAGTCAAACCTGACCAGAATCTTTATCAAGTTATATATTGACTGTATAATCAATGAATCAGAAGTTTTTGTTTTTTCACAATGTTGATTTGATCTTTCAAATTCTGTGCACTTGTTAGGTCTTGGATTTGTAACTTCCATTACATTCATATTTTTGGTTGGGGTGTTCATGTCATCATGGCTGGGTGCATCTGTCCTGGGTCTTGGTGAGTGGTTTATCAAAAGAATGCCATTCGTTCGCCATATCTACAACGCCTCCAAGCAGATCAGTTCTGCCATATCCCCGGGTATGCTTTATAATGTCTTTCCCTTGTTTGATGAAATGGATATAGAGAAGGGCAATTAATAATCTTTAGCTCTTTGGTATTCTAGATCAAAACACGCAAGCCTTCAAGGAAGTGGCCATCATAAGGCATCCACGTATTGGAGAATATGCATTTGGGTTCATTACTTCATCACTTACTCTTCAGGTCTGCGAATATTTTTTACATTCTGAAGCTACCTTTAGTTTTACACTGGTCAAATACTTCTTTCATCTGTTGTTTTGAATTACCAATATTCTATACTGTTATTGTTTGTAATTGATACTCATTCTCATTTCCCCAGCATGCATGTTTTGTTCAACTCACAACTCTTTAGACCATGGTCTTTGTTTGGTAAATGGTGACTATCTATATTTACTATGATTCCTTTAGTATTTCTCCTGTTATTGTCGTTTTCTCTGTCACTTTGATTCTAAAGACTTGGTTCATCAGACTAGTTCTGGTTATTTCTTGGCCTAAAAATGATTGTGGATTAGTGTAAGACTGGAAGCATTTTGGATATAATGGTGCTTACTGTAGTTTGATCCTTCTTAATAATTTCTCTTAATTACAAACATCATCTAAAAATGATTGTGGATTAGTGTAAGACTGGAAGCA encodes:
- the LOC101308027 gene encoding palmitoyl-monogalactosyldiacylglycerol delta-7 desaturase, chloroplastic-like, translating into MVDWRVTPLVEFLGRDWNLVDIVTSIIVISIHCLALLAPSQFTWDAFWLFVVLYFLTSLGITLGYHRNLAHRSLKLRKELEYFFAYCGVLTLQGSPVEWVSTHRYHHQYTDTDKDPHSPIKGLWFSHIGWIFNHRLRFERYEKRLKNADDLKRQPYYRFIHRTYVLHPVGFGVLLYALGGLPYLVWGTGVRTVVGLHVTFSVNSVGHIWGKRVWDTGDLSRNNWLLALPTLGEGWHNNHHAFDYSARQGLEWWEIDLTWYFIRLLEAAGLATDVRTPTETQKKRKPLYNKTIEQKSE
- the LOC101295742 gene encoding uncharacterized protein LOC101295742 encodes the protein MGDEKSSSIVMANRDREPRDRELLIPVADSGDEDLSSKPSSSSSSSHHLTGRETFYKVFRSWASKKFMTGCVILFPIAITFYITWWFIHFVDGFFSPIYAQLGINIFGLGFVTSITFIFLVGVFMSSWLGASVLGLGEWFIKRMPFVRHIYNASKQISSAISPDQNTQAFKEVAIIRHPRIGEYAFGFITSSLTLQNYEGDEELCCVYVPTNHLYIGDIFLVSTKDVIRPNLSVREGIEIVVSGGMSMPQILSTVDSRIMPVVS